A genome region from Verrucomicrobiia bacterium includes the following:
- a CDS encoding IS110 family transposase, which translates to WKARLGTPKAITAMAHKLARILWHLIKHRTPYDPTVWQHAEEKLKLKKIQRLHQSATALGFKLITTT; encoded by the coding sequence TGGAAAGCCCGGCTGGGCACCCCCAAGGCCATCACCGCCATGGCGCACAAACTCGCCCGCATCCTCTGGCACCTGATCAAACACCGCACCCCTTACGACCCGACCGTGTGGCAACACGCCGAAGAAAAACTGAAGCTCAAGAAGATTCAACGCCTCCACCAATCCGCCACCGCCCTCGGCTTTAAACTCATCACCACCACCTGA